One genomic window of Comamonas serinivorans includes the following:
- a CDS encoding WGR and DUF4132 domain-containing protein gives MQRYEFNDGKSSKFWQIEQQGHELHIAWGKIGTQGQSQVKSFDDEAKAQVARDKLIKEKTGKGYVAAGEAPLAAGATPKVAKPASPGSAAAPAKAPAAPRAERGAKPPEPSGDLAEEAKPPAHVAGEAASDAVTDAADANPVPGAAVDATGAGLDNARTWLAAAPQDIDNALAARRAQPSVDEEAVQAWPQVLQALAAGDYENTSAKAFTPLRVKKRFGLSDGAWDMVAAWFEEAHLGSDWGYTTSLQLSANVQADAAKLLARLPADLTQAQVARIQTQVASAWAPVHAGEPGERVADRFGQAILHRLMALPRRDAPGDAPPSLARAKAWQALRKSLRFRFDPSLSHSTFAHGLTVLSTRLAQDEVAPDADADQMLLNVAVHMHNHGEMRTDPAHLVAYLVDAHGLPEVVRMLARSLQATAEFNYGARSHWTLTVWQPGLPNDRSRLHPLQGAWFRVRQHLVHADEAEWQACVAAVLAVLPEVPVARQPLLGPLFAESAEVMAALLGNLPASGALSGESQWLLACTTDAQAVSQLARARDSDGAGLFDTPAALDDMLVRFGLGALPALALAAAQDAPAQRLMAINHPDALHALARVAAQDKGTQARLKQAVARWPLAGLVGLARACVGGGKDVSLLIPVLQDALRQLGPIVSLAAPWLEPAGWAVVVQQANKLAGPVDVATVADLPAVLAQPPWRRARKAKAVAKPLMLEPVGVPAQERWAPGEKEAWHQANHWKAPATSVTAQEAQSLAQDLAFHYRNPKIGYITQCAQAIVAGDAQALIETWLQALARARQERNFYGSLSAAATVALPEPLGLAFWNAVAGEVNVYDPAAPVLQWGVAALPGLTRLMQSRPTEVIELALHVGAVELAPSVARAAFRLKSTRSHALRWLLRWPEHAAAGLIAPALGKPGEDRDVAAKALRLLASQGHADLIHRTAQRYPDAAVAEGVQAILGEDPLDLYPSKLPPLPAFWQPEAWSRPVLARGKALGEDALQALGQMLSFPRTEGLYAGLDQVRAACTPDSLAAFAWDLFGAWLAAGAPAKDNWGFTTLGLLGNDDTARRLTPLIRAWPGESAHARAVLGLDILEQIGTDTALMLLNGIAQKLKFKGLQDKARDKIQAIADARGLTTQELEDRLAPDLGLDAQGSLLLDFGPRQFKVGFDETLKPWVRDFTGGRAGARLKDLPKPNKADDPAQAQDASERYKALKKDAKTIAAQQIQRLETAMCEQRRWSPGNFQTFIAQHPLVRHIAQRLVWGVFLVAKASSASDTLATDLDPTEPALSEAERQARHDAQFPNHGGQLLACFRLAEDGSLTTADDAPFELPASADAEHAIRVGVPHALHISAEDQQAFGQIFADYELLQPFAQLGRDTYALSEAERQGTVLSRWVGVTVATGKVMGLTSKGWDRGAPQDGGWIGWMEFNGPHGCISLDLDPGMAVGDISWEPEQKLGEVTRTRTNGWSDNHRMTWADLDAIAASELIRALESLR, from the coding sequence ATGCAGCGTTACGAATTCAACGATGGCAAGTCCAGCAAGTTCTGGCAGATCGAGCAGCAGGGCCACGAGCTGCACATTGCCTGGGGCAAGATCGGCACGCAGGGACAAAGCCAGGTCAAGTCGTTCGATGACGAGGCCAAGGCCCAGGTCGCCCGGGACAAGCTGATCAAGGAGAAGACCGGCAAGGGCTACGTGGCGGCGGGCGAGGCGCCTCTGGCGGCCGGTGCCACACCCAAGGTGGCCAAGCCGGCGTCACCGGGTTCGGCGGCGGCGCCCGCCAAGGCCCCCGCCGCGCCTCGGGCGGAGCGGGGCGCCAAACCGCCCGAGCCTTCAGGTGATTTGGCTGAAGAGGCCAAGCCCCCCGCACACGTGGCGGGTGAGGCCGCGAGTGACGCGGTGACGGACGCAGCGGATGCCAACCCCGTGCCGGGGGCCGCAGTGGACGCAACGGGCGCCGGCCTTGACAACGCCCGCACCTGGCTGGCCGCCGCGCCGCAGGACATCGACAACGCCCTGGCTGCGCGGCGCGCTCAGCCCAGCGTGGACGAAGAGGCCGTGCAGGCCTGGCCACAAGTGCTGCAAGCCCTGGCTGCTGGCGACTACGAGAACACCTCGGCCAAGGCCTTCACGCCGCTGCGGGTCAAGAAGCGGTTCGGCCTGTCGGACGGCGCCTGGGACATGGTTGCCGCCTGGTTCGAGGAGGCGCATCTGGGCTCGGACTGGGGCTACACCACCTCGCTGCAGCTGAGCGCCAACGTGCAGGCTGATGCCGCCAAGCTGCTGGCGCGCCTGCCCGCCGACCTGACCCAGGCGCAGGTGGCCCGCATCCAGACGCAGGTCGCCAGTGCCTGGGCACCGGTGCACGCGGGGGAGCCCGGCGAGCGCGTGGCCGATCGCTTCGGCCAGGCCATCCTGCATCGGTTGATGGCCCTGCCGCGCCGTGACGCGCCGGGCGATGCCCCGCCAAGCCTGGCCCGGGCGAAGGCCTGGCAGGCCTTGCGCAAGTCGCTGCGGTTCCGGTTTGACCCGTCCCTCTCGCACAGCACCTTCGCGCATGGCCTCACGGTGCTGAGCACGCGCCTGGCGCAGGACGAGGTGGCGCCCGACGCCGACGCGGATCAGATGCTGCTCAACGTGGCGGTGCACATGCACAACCATGGCGAGATGCGCACGGACCCGGCTCACCTGGTCGCGTACCTCGTCGACGCGCACGGCTTGCCCGAGGTGGTGCGCATGCTGGCGCGCAGCCTGCAGGCCACGGCCGAGTTCAACTATGGCGCGCGCTCGCACTGGACCCTGACGGTGTGGCAGCCGGGCTTGCCCAACGACCGCAGCCGCTTGCACCCGCTGCAGGGCGCCTGGTTCCGCGTCCGCCAACACCTGGTGCATGCCGATGAGGCCGAGTGGCAGGCCTGTGTGGCGGCCGTGCTGGCGGTGTTGCCCGAGGTGCCGGTGGCCCGGCAGCCGCTGCTGGGGCCGTTGTTCGCCGAGTCGGCCGAGGTCATGGCGGCACTGCTGGGCAACCTGCCCGCCAGCGGCGCCCTGTCGGGCGAGAGCCAGTGGTTGCTGGCCTGCACCACCGACGCGCAGGCGGTGAGCCAGCTCGCCCGGGCCCGGGATTCGGACGGGGCGGGGCTGTTTGACACGCCGGCGGCGCTGGACGACATGCTGGTGCGTTTCGGGCTCGGCGCCTTGCCCGCGTTGGCACTGGCCGCGGCGCAGGATGCGCCCGCGCAGCGGTTGATGGCCATCAACCACCCCGATGCCCTGCACGCCCTGGCGCGGGTGGCGGCGCAGGACAAAGGCACCCAGGCCCGGCTGAAGCAGGCGGTGGCGCGCTGGCCGCTGGCGGGCCTGGTGGGCCTGGCGCGGGCCTGCGTGGGCGGTGGCAAGGACGTGAGCTTGCTCATCCCCGTGTTGCAGGATGCGCTGCGTCAGCTCGGCCCCATCGTGAGCCTGGCGGCCCCCTGGCTGGAGCCCGCAGGCTGGGCCGTGGTGGTGCAGCAGGCGAACAAGCTCGCGGGTCCGGTGGACGTGGCCACCGTCGCCGACCTGCCGGCGGTGCTGGCGCAGCCGCCGTGGCGGCGGGCGCGCAAGGCCAAGGCCGTGGCCAAGCCCCTGATGCTCGAACCCGTGGGCGTGCCGGCCCAGGAACGGTGGGCGCCCGGCGAAAAAGAGGCCTGGCACCAGGCCAACCACTGGAAAGCGCCGGCCACGTCGGTCACCGCCCAGGAGGCGCAAAGCCTGGCGCAGGACCTCGCGTTTCACTACCGCAACCCCAAGATTGGCTACATCACGCAGTGCGCGCAGGCCATTGTGGCGGGCGATGCCCAGGCCTTGATCGAGACCTGGTTGCAGGCCCTGGCGCGTGCCCGGCAAGAGCGGAATTTCTACGGCTCCCTCAGTGCCGCCGCCACAGTGGCCTTGCCCGAGCCACTGGGCCTGGCCTTCTGGAATGCCGTGGCCGGCGAAGTCAACGTGTACGACCCTGCCGCGCCCGTGCTGCAGTGGGGCGTGGCGGCGCTGCCGGGTTTGACCCGCCTGATGCAGAGCCGGCCCACCGAGGTCATCGAGCTGGCGCTGCACGTGGGGGCGGTGGAGCTGGCACCTTCGGTGGCCCGCGCGGCCTTCCGGCTCAAGTCCACCCGGTCCCATGCCCTGCGCTGGCTGCTGCGCTGGCCCGAACATGCGGCCGCCGGTTTGATCGCCCCTGCGCTGGGCAAGCCGGGTGAGGACCGTGACGTGGCCGCGAAGGCCTTGCGGCTGCTGGCCAGCCAAGGCCATGCGGACCTCATCCACCGCACGGCGCAGCGTTACCCGGATGCCGCCGTGGCCGAGGGGGTGCAGGCCATCCTGGGCGAAGACCCGCTGGACCTGTACCCCAGCAAGCTGCCCCCGTTGCCAGCCTTCTGGCAGCCCGAGGCCTGGAGCCGGCCCGTGCTCGCCCGCGGCAAAGCCCTGGGCGAAGACGCCCTCCAGGCCCTGGGCCAGATGCTCAGCTTCCCGCGCACCGAAGGCCTGTATGCCGGGCTCGACCAGGTGCGCGCGGCCTGCACCCCCGACTCGCTCGCCGCCTTCGCCTGGGACCTGTTTGGCGCCTGGCTGGCCGCCGGCGCCCCCGCCAAGGACAACTGGGGCTTCACCACCCTGGGCCTGCTGGGCAACGACGACACCGCGCGCCGCCTCACGCCCCTGATCCGCGCCTGGCCCGGTGAATCGGCCCATGCCCGGGCCGTGCTCGGCCTGGACATCCTCGAGCAGATCGGCACCGACACCGCCCTCATGCTGCTCAACGGCATCGCCCAAAAGCTCAAGTTCAAAGGCCTGCAGGACAAGGCCAGGGACAAGATCCAGGCCATCGCCGATGCCCGCGGCCTCACCACCCAAGAGCTCGAAGACCGCCTGGCCCCCGACCTCGGCCTGGATGCGCAAGGCAGCCTCTTGCTCGACTTCGGCCCCCGCCAATTCAAGGTCGGGTTCGACGAAACCTTGAAACCCTGGGTGCGCGACTTCACCGGCGGGCGTGCCGGCGCCCGCCTCAAAGACCTGCCCAAGCCCAACAAAGCCGACGACCCGGCCCAGGCCCAGGACGCCAGCGAACGCTACAAAGCCCTCAAGAAAGACGCCAAGACCATCGCCGCCCAGCAAATCCAGCGGCTCGAAACCGCCATGTGCGAGCAGCGGCGCTGGAGCCCCGGCAACTTCCAGACCTTCATCGCCCAACACCCCCTGGTGCGCCACATCGCCCAGCGCCTGGTCTGGGGCGTGTTCCTCGTCGCCAAGGCCTCTTCTGCCAGCGACACCCTCGCCACCGACCTCGACCCCACCGAGCCTGCACTGAGCGAGGCCGAACGCCAGGCCCGCCACGACGCCCAATTCCCCAACCACGGCGGCCAGCTGCTCGCCTGCTTTCGCCTGGCCGAAGATGGCAGCCTCACCACCGCGGACGACGCGCCCTTCGAACTGCCCGCCAGCGCCGATGCCGAGCACGCCATCCGCGTGGGCGTGCCCCATGCGCTGCACATCAGCGCCGAGGACCAGCAGGCCTTCGGCCAGATCTTTGCCGACTACGAGCTGCTGCAGCCGTTTGCGCAGCTGGGGCGCGACACCTACGCGTTGAGCGAGGCCGAGCGCCAGGGCACGGTGCTCTCGCGTTGGGTGGGCGTCACGGTGGCCACGGGCAAGGTCATGGGCTTGACCAGCAAAGGCTGGGACCGCGGTGCGCCGCAGGACGGCGGCTGGATCGGCTGGATGGAGTTCAACGGCCCGCATGGCTGCATTTCGCTCGACCTCGATCCCGGCATGGCGGTGGGCGACATCAGCTGGGAGCCCGAGCAGAAGCTGGGTGAGGTCACGCGCACACGCACCAACGGCTGGAGCGACAACCATCGCATGACCTGGGCCGACCTCGATGCGATCGCGGCCAGCGAGCTCATCCGTGCGCTGGAGAGCCTGCGCTGA
- a CDS encoding Smr/MutS family protein has protein sequence MAQKSAGLHRSPPPPPNSPKPRSAVAQALHAALQGAAPASAPPPTSPSGPGTPAAAAAPSAHTTPAASAPAGRAGPVRAKARPTPPATLPAPTQAPARGPGHAPRHDPLATIAQPANAPLPTPLAQALAPLRNAVQVRLPEAGPSARAAQPRAADLAPPSFADLLREQNRRPPPQALLDKLADAEATAPRGASRPSQAPGSMTALPISNHRKHDHTGLHRAQDGFTAPPGQTTEAAHPLQGLRVAHQALKAQRAQAKADEAQRRSAAQARDVQRQAFLRAVGAVTALPDPQRAQHHLPRDPVPAQRLADEQAVLRESLSDEFDAGTLLDTDDKLSFLRPGVSLDIARRLRRGEWTIQKQVDLHGLRTDEAREALGAFIRESHRAGVRCVRVIHGKGLGSPGKMPVLKSRVNRWLVQKAEVMAFVQANPNQGGDGAVVVLLRPARR, from the coding sequence ATGGCCCAGAAGTCCGCCGGCCTCCACCGTTCGCCCCCACCGCCTCCGAACAGCCCCAAGCCACGCTCTGCCGTCGCCCAGGCCCTGCACGCGGCCTTGCAGGGCGCCGCGCCCGCCAGCGCGCCACCCCCGACTTCGCCGAGCGGCCCAGGCACCCCAGCTGCCGCTGCCGCACCCTCGGCCCACACGACGCCCGCTGCTTCGGCCCCGGCGGGGCGTGCAGGCCCGGTTCGAGCGAAAGCGCGCCCCACCCCACCCGCAACCCTGCCTGCGCCGACTCAGGCGCCAGCGCGGGGGCCGGGCCACGCGCCGCGCCACGATCCCCTTGCCACAATCGCCCAGCCTGCAAATGCACCCCTGCCCACGCCGCTGGCCCAGGCCCTGGCCCCGCTGCGCAACGCGGTGCAGGTGCGCCTGCCCGAAGCAGGCCCCAGCGCCCGTGCCGCGCAACCCCGCGCAGCCGATCTGGCGCCCCCCTCATTTGCCGACCTGCTGCGCGAGCAGAACCGCCGCCCCCCACCCCAGGCCCTGCTGGACAAGCTCGCGGACGCCGAGGCCACGGCGCCACGCGGTGCGTCACGCCCATCACAGGCACCCGGCAGTATGACTGCATTGCCGATCAGCAATCATCGGAAGCATGACCATACTGGGCTGCATCGTGCGCAAGACGGGTTCACAGCACCGCCCGGCCAAACCACCGAAGCCGCGCATCCCCTGCAAGGGCTGCGGGTCGCCCACCAGGCCCTGAAAGCCCAACGCGCCCAGGCCAAGGCCGACGAGGCCCAGCGCCGTTCGGCGGCGCAGGCGCGCGACGTCCAGCGCCAGGCCTTTTTGCGCGCCGTGGGCGCCGTCACCGCCCTGCCCGACCCCCAGCGCGCCCAGCACCACCTGCCGCGCGACCCCGTGCCGGCGCAGCGCCTGGCCGACGAACAGGCCGTGCTGCGCGAATCCCTGTCCGATGAGTTCGACGCGGGCACGCTGCTCGACACCGACGACAAGCTCAGTTTTCTGCGCCCCGGCGTCAGCCTGGACATCGCGCGGCGCCTGCGTCGCGGCGAGTGGACGATCCAGAAGCAGGTGGACCTGCACGGGCTGCGCACCGACGAAGCGCGCGAGGCACTGGGCGCCTTCATCCGCGAAAGCCACCGCGCCGGCGTGCGCTGCGTGCGCGTGATCCACGGCAAAGGCCTGGGCTCGCCCGGCAAGATGCCGGTGCTCAAAAGCCGGGTGAACCGCTGGCTGGTGCAAAAAGCCGAAGTCATGGCCTTTGTGCAGGCCAATCCCAACCAAGGTGGCGACGGCGCCGTGGTCGTGCTGCTGCGCCCGGCCCGGCGCTGA
- the gorA gene encoding glutathione-disulfide reductase produces MTSALPPSFDLIVIGGGSGGVRAARFAAQRGARVAVVESGPMGGTCVNVGCVPKKMYSFAAQHGEDMALARGYGWRVPDGIALDWAHLKRVRAAEISRLNGIYEGLMSGAKVERIAGHASLTPQAGEHHTVQVALTAGGTRALQARHVLIATGGRPRMPQLPGIELAVSSDDMFDLPVFPKRLLVVGGGYIACEMASIFNGMGAETHLIYRGEQPLKAFDDEVARFVTHEMRGHHIQLHLSAVPKALTRLDDGSVRLTTADGRSFDGDTVLMAIGREANTAGLNLEAAGVATRDSGQVQVNERFETSVTGIYALGDVVGRMELTPVALAEAMALVDQLYGPAPGKAARQMNYDNIPTAVFTHPAIGTVGLTEAQARDRHAAIEVYRTDYKPLRHALSGSASRELIKLIVDAQSQRVVGAHMVGQDAGEIIQGMAVAIQAGATKAQFDQTIGIHPTSAEEFVTLREVSRR; encoded by the coding sequence ATGACCTCTGCCCTGCCCCCTTCGTTTGACCTGATCGTGATTGGCGGTGGCTCGGGCGGCGTGCGTGCGGCCCGTTTCGCCGCCCAGCGTGGCGCCCGCGTCGCGGTGGTCGAAAGCGGCCCCATGGGCGGCACCTGCGTGAACGTGGGCTGCGTGCCCAAGAAGATGTACAGCTTTGCGGCGCAACACGGGGAGGACATGGCCCTGGCGCGCGGCTACGGCTGGCGGGTGCCAGACGGCATCGCGCTGGACTGGGCGCACCTCAAGCGCGTGCGCGCAGCCGAGATCTCGCGCCTGAACGGCATCTACGAAGGCCTGATGAGCGGCGCCAAGGTCGAACGCATTGCCGGCCACGCCAGCCTGACGCCCCAGGCGGGCGAACACCACACCGTGCAGGTGGCGCTGACCGCAGGCGGAACACGCGCGCTGCAGGCGCGCCACGTGCTCATCGCCACTGGCGGGCGGCCGCGCATGCCCCAACTGCCGGGCATCGAGCTCGCCGTCAGTTCGGACGACATGTTCGACCTGCCCGTGTTCCCCAAGCGCCTGCTGGTCGTGGGCGGCGGCTACATCGCCTGTGAAATGGCCAGCATCTTCAACGGCATGGGCGCCGAAACCCACCTCATCTACCGCGGCGAGCAACCCCTGAAGGCCTTTGACGACGAGGTCGCCCGCTTCGTCACCCACGAAATGCGCGGGCACCACATCCAGCTGCACCTGTCGGCCGTGCCCAAGGCCCTCACGCGCCTGGACGATGGCAGCGTGCGGCTGACCACCGCCGATGGCCGCAGCTTTGACGGCGACACCGTGCTGATGGCCATCGGGCGCGAGGCCAACACGGCCGGCCTGAACCTGGAAGCCGCCGGCGTGGCCACGCGCGACAGCGGCCAGGTGCAGGTCAACGAGCGCTTTGAAACCAGCGTGACCGGCATCTATGCCCTGGGCGACGTGGTCGGCCGCATGGAACTCACGCCCGTCGCGCTGGCCGAAGCCATGGCCCTGGTCGATCAGCTGTACGGCCCCGCGCCCGGCAAGGCCGCGCGCCAGATGAACTACGACAACATCCCCACCGCGGTGTTCACGCACCCGGCCATCGGCACCGTGGGCCTGACCGAAGCCCAGGCGCGCGACCGCCATGCCGCCATCGAGGTCTACCGCACCGACTACAAGCCGCTGCGCCACGCACTCTCGGGCAGCGCCTCGCGCGAGCTGATCAAGCTCATCGTGGACGCCCAAAGCCAGCGCGTGGTGGGCGCACACATGGTTGGCCAGGACGCAGGCGAAATCATCCAGGGCATGGCCGTCGCCATCCAGGCCGGGGCCACCAAGGCGCAGTTCGACCAGACCATCGGCATCCACCCCACCAGTGCCGAGGAGTTCGTGACCCTGCGCGAGGTGTCGCGGCGCTGA
- a CDS encoding NADH:flavin oxidoreductase has translation MSNDVLFTPFTIKGLTLSNRLVMAPMTRGMAQDGIPGLAHAEYYRRRAAGGVGLILTEGTVIDRPASRNMPGIPLFHGEAALAGWHEVAQAVHAAGGRIGPQLWHTGSTRSKGSWEPSAPVESPSGLVGPNDPRGTAMTEEDVADTVAAFARAAADAQRLGFDIVELHGAHGYLIDQFFWQGTNARGDAFGGATIAERSRFAAEAVRAVRAAVGPDYPLCLRVSQWKQQDYKARLATTPDEMTSWLAPLVAAGVDVLHCSQRRFWEPEFPEIDGDQGLNFAGWAKKLTGAATISVGSVGLNGDFFGSFVGKDAGAEDLQGDLRQRMERGEFDLIAVGRALISDAQWPQKVQQGQALQGFNAADLAELV, from the coding sequence ATGTCCAACGACGTGCTGTTCACCCCATTCACGATCAAGGGGTTGACCCTGTCCAACCGCTTGGTCATGGCCCCCATGACGCGGGGCATGGCCCAGGACGGTATTCCTGGTCTCGCCCACGCCGAGTACTACCGCCGTCGCGCGGCGGGTGGCGTCGGCCTCATCCTGACCGAGGGCACGGTGATCGACCGCCCGGCCTCGCGCAACATGCCTGGCATTCCGCTCTTCCACGGCGAGGCCGCGCTGGCCGGCTGGCACGAGGTGGCGCAGGCCGTGCACGCAGCCGGTGGGCGCATCGGCCCGCAGCTCTGGCACACGGGTTCGACGCGCAGCAAGGGCAGCTGGGAGCCGTCGGCCCCCGTCGAAAGCCCGTCGGGCCTGGTCGGGCCCAATGATCCCCGCGGCACGGCGATGACGGAGGAAGACGTGGCCGACACCGTGGCCGCTTTCGCGCGCGCGGCGGCCGATGCCCAACGCCTGGGTTTCGACATCGTCGAGCTGCACGGCGCCCACGGTTACCTGATCGATCAGTTTTTCTGGCAGGGCACGAACGCACGCGGCGACGCCTTTGGTGGCGCCACCATCGCCGAGCGCTCGCGCTTTGCGGCCGAGGCCGTGCGTGCCGTGCGCGCGGCCGTGGGACCGGACTACCCGCTGTGCCTGCGCGTGAGCCAATGGAAGCAGCAGGATTACAAGGCGCGCCTGGCGACCACGCCCGACGAGATGACGAGCTGGCTGGCGCCGCTGGTGGCGGCCGGCGTGGACGTGCTGCACTGTTCGCAGCGTCGCTTCTGGGAGCCTGAATTCCCCGAGATCGACGGCGACCAGGGGCTGAATTTCGCCGGCTGGGCCAAGAAGCTTACGGGCGCGGCCACCATCAGCGTGGGCTCGGTGGGCTTGAACGGCGACTTCTTCGGCTCCTTCGTGGGCAAGGATGCCGGCGCCGAGGATCTGCAGGGCGACCTGCGCCAGCGCATGGAGCGCGGCGAGTTCGACCTGATCGCCGTGGGGCGCGCGCTGATCTCCGATGCACAGTGGCCGCAGAAGGTGCAACAGGGCCAGGCGCTGCAAGGCTTCAACGCCGCCGATCTGGCCGAGCTGGTTTGA
- a CDS encoding AAA family ATPase: protein MPHESSGPAARPRRIVIIGRPGSGKSTLARRLGERLNLPVVHLDRLFWLPGWTQPDEAAFRARVQASTEGPGWISEGNYDRTTFALRLPLADALIWLDPPRSLCLWRVIARNRRGGRRPDLPEGCEERLNAEFLAFLRYVWRYDRDHRPRIEVGLAQHGRHLQVHRLNSDAAVKAFWAAL, encoded by the coding sequence ATGCCCCACGAGTCGTCTGGCCCGGCCGCCCGCCCGCGTCGCATCGTGATCATCGGCCGGCCCGGCAGTGGCAAATCCACGCTGGCGCGCCGGCTCGGTGAACGCCTGAACCTGCCCGTGGTGCACCTGGACCGCCTGTTCTGGCTGCCCGGCTGGACCCAGCCCGACGAGGCGGCATTCCGTGCGCGCGTGCAGGCATCGACCGAAGGCCCGGGCTGGATCAGCGAAGGCAACTACGACCGCACCACGTTTGCCTTGCGGCTGCCGCTGGCCGATGCCCTGATCTGGCTGGATCCGCCACGCAGCCTGTGTCTGTGGCGCGTCATCGCGCGCAACCGGCGTGGCGGCCGGCGGCCTGACCTGCCCGAAGGCTGCGAGGAGCGCCTGAACGCCGAGTTTCTGGCGTTTTTGCGCTACGTCTGGCGGTACGACCGGGATCACCGCCCGCGCATCGAAGTCGGTCTGGCGCAACACGGGCGTCACCTGCAGGTGCATCGGCTGAACTCCGATGCAGCGGTGAAGGCTTTTTGGGCTGCGCTGTGA
- a CDS encoding type II asparaginase, with product MACALSLSACASSPTASAQPAAAPPAASTAPQASAPAQQGQRNVVVLATGGTIAGAGATAMNSASYSAAKVPVDKLLAGLPELAKVANVRGEQVFQIASESFTNDNLLTLARRVSALSKQADVDGIVVTHGTDTLAETAYFLSLTVHTDKPIIVVGSMRPGTALSADGALNLVDAVSVAASTDAKGKGVLVTMNDEIQTARDVNKDVNIKTGAFLSQWGPLGMVVEGKNYWFRAPVKRHTNQSEFNIDQIQSLPPVEIVYSYGNVPPTAIDAFAKSGAKAIVHAGTGNGSVADRIVPTLNELRSKGTIIVRASRVPYGFVLRNAEQPDDKYDWVVAHDLRPEKARLLTALALTKTTNTREIQRMFWEY from the coding sequence CTGGCCTGCGCCCTGTCGCTGAGCGCCTGCGCGTCCTCGCCCACCGCATCCGCCCAGCCTGCTGCGGCGCCGCCTGCGGCCAGCACCGCGCCCCAGGCCAGTGCGCCGGCCCAGCAAGGCCAGCGCAACGTGGTGGTGCTGGCCACAGGCGGCACCATCGCCGGCGCGGGCGCCACGGCCATGAACAGCGCCTCGTACAGCGCCGCCAAGGTGCCGGTCGACAAGCTGCTGGCCGGCCTGCCCGAATTGGCCAAGGTGGCCAACGTGCGCGGCGAGCAGGTGTTCCAGATCGCCTCGGAGAGCTTCACCAACGACAACCTGCTGACGCTGGCCCGCCGCGTGTCGGCACTGTCCAAGCAGGCCGATGTCGATGGCATCGTCGTCACCCACGGCACCGACACGCTGGCCGAAACCGCCTACTTCCTGAGCCTGACCGTGCACACGGACAAGCCCATCATCGTGGTGGGCAGCATGCGTCCGGGCACCGCCCTGTCGGCCGATGGCGCGCTGAACCTGGTCGATGCCGTGAGCGTGGCCGCCTCGACCGACGCCAAGGGCAAGGGCGTGCTGGTCACCATGAACGACGAAATCCAGACCGCCCGCGATGTGAACAAGGACGTGAACATCAAGACCGGCGCCTTCCTGAGCCAGTGGGGTCCGCTGGGCATGGTGGTCGAGGGCAAGAACTACTGGTTCCGCGCGCCCGTCAAGCGCCACACCAACCAGTCGGAGTTCAACATCGACCAGATCCAGTCGCTGCCGCCGGTCGAGATCGTCTACAGCTACGGCAACGTGCCGCCCACGGCCATCGACGCGTTCGCCAAGTCGGGCGCCAAGGCCATCGTGCACGCCGGCACCGGCAATGGCTCGGTGGCCGACCGCATCGTGCCCACGCTGAACGAGCTGCGCAGCAAGGGCACCATCATCGTGCGCGCCAGCCGCGTGCCGTATGGCTTCGTGCTGCGCAACGCCGAGCAGCCCGATGACAAGTACGACTGGGTGGTGGCGCACGACCTGCGCCCCGAGAAGGCCCGCCTGCTGACGGCCCTGGCCTTGACCAAGACCACCAACACGCGCGAGATCCAGCGCATGTTCTGGGAGTACTGA
- a CDS encoding group II truncated hemoglobin, producing the protein MSDSVSPPPESPLTPFEMLGGEPVVQALSTRFYDLMDLEPAYAALRAAHGPDLDEARQKLFWFLCGWLGGPDHYVSRFGHPRLRARHLPFAIGIRERDQWVACMSQAMGELNVDAALRERLARSFMQTADWMRNKGG; encoded by the coding sequence ATGTCCGATTCCGTTTCGCCACCGCCCGAGTCCCCGTTGACGCCCTTCGAGATGCTGGGGGGCGAGCCCGTGGTTCAGGCCTTGTCGACGCGCTTTTACGACCTCATGGACCTGGAGCCGGCCTACGCGGCCCTGCGCGCCGCGCACGGCCCCGATCTGGACGAGGCACGGCAGAAGCTGTTCTGGTTCCTGTGCGGCTGGCTTGGCGGCCCCGACCACTACGTCAGCCGGTTTGGCCATCCGCGATTGCGGGCCCGGCACCTGCCGTTCGCCATCGGCATCCGGGAGCGCGACCAATGGGTCGCCTGCATGAGCCAGGCCATGGGCGAGCTGAACGTGGACGCCGCACTGCGCGAACGCCTGGCGCGCAGCTTCATGCAGACGGCCGACTGGATGCGCAACAAGGGCGGGTGA